GTGAGTTTGCCCCACTTCTCTTTGACCCTCCCTTTGATTTCATTCCACTTTCCTTTCAAAATATCTTCATTCATGTTCGTCTCCTTTTATCTTATTCGCTGAAACAAGGACGTCCCGCGAAAATTCACCTCCCGATGCGAACCCTCTCATAGTAATACCGTCCGCCTGCCTTCGGTATCGGTATCTGTCCGAAACGCGAGCCGCTGTTTGTCTGATTTTCGGACCGGTGGTTGTCCTATGGCAGGAAGGGGCGCCGGAGGATTCGGATCAAGGGAAACCTTCCTTCGGGCCGTGGCGTCCCAACCTCGAGACGGGAACAAGACCGAGAGGAGGCCGATTCGGTCTGAAGAAGACGGCCGGAAGAGGGAGCCCCCTCCCCGGCCGCGACGAGCGAAAAAGGTATTTCCTATCTGATGCCCGGCGCAAGTCAGAAAGGGGAGACGCGCTTTCCTCCTTGTCTCGCCCGGAGGAGCGTGTATCGTATGGGCAATAAGGGGTAGAGGATGGGGGAATCCATCGTCATCGAACTGACCGCAACGGGAAAGGGGTCGTTCGCGGGACGGAGCATGCGGGTTGCCGCCCTCCTTCTCCTGTTCGGGCTGCTGGCACCTCCGGGAGTGTCGCCCGGCCCTGCCGCCGCTCCCGGCAACCCCTCTTCACGCGGCGGAATGGTTGGGGACAATTCGGTCTTTCTCCCCGGGAATGTCCGCGTTTCCGAGCGTCTCTTCGGTCTCCCGGGGCTCATTAACGTCGGTCGCGTGGCCAACGGAATCTTTCGGGGCGCCCAGCCGAAGCCCGAGGGGTACGCCACCCTGAAGGCGATGGGCGTCAGGACGGTAGTCAACCTTCGCACGCGTCACGGGGAGAGGAAGGCGGTCGAGGCGGCGGGGATGCGATATGTCGAGATCCCCATGAGTGTGTGGAAGAATGTCGACCCGGCGGCGGTGCGGAAGGCGCTGTCGGTGATGACCGACCCGGCGAACCAGCCCGTATTCGTCCATTGCTCCCGCGGGGTGGACCGCACGGGAGTGGTGGCGGCGGTCTACCGGATGGATGTCGACGGGTGGAGCGAAGCGGAGGCGGAGGCGGAGATGGAGGCCTTCGGCTTCCACGAGTTCTGGTCACAGCTCAAAGAGTTCGTTCGCCGGTACCAGGGAGGAGCAGAA
This portion of the Candidatus Deferrimicrobiaceae bacterium genome encodes:
- a CDS encoding tyrosine-protein phosphatase, which translates into the protein MGESIVIELTATGKGSFAGRSMRVAALLLLFGLLAPPGVSPGPAAAPGNPSSRGGMVGDNSVFLPGNVRVSERLFGLPGLINVGRVANGIFRGAQPKPEGYATLKAMGVRTVVNLRTRHGERKAVEAAGMRYVEIPMSVWKNVDPAAVRKALSVMTDPANQPVFVHCSRGVDRTGVVAAVYRMDVDGWSEAEAEAEMEAFGFHEFWSQLKEFVRRYQGGAEGDPGGDGP